ATCGAGGTCGGCAGCGCGGACGCGTTCTTCGACGACGAGATCGGCTACCGCATCCCCACCGAGCAGACCTCGCTGCCCGAGATCCGCTTCGAGTCCGACGAGGCCGCCGTCCTCGGCCTCGCCGCCCAGGTCTGGCAGCAGGCGACGCTGGCGAAGGCCACCGGCCGGGCGCTGGCCAAGCTCAAGGGCCAGGGCGTGGAGATCGACCCGTCCCGCCTCGAGGTCGTCGCACCCTCCATCAGCGCCGACGAACCGGCCTTCGAGCCGCTGTGGGACGCCATCGGCAAGCGTCGCCAGGTGTCGTTCCCCTACCAGCGGGCCGACGAGGTCGAGCCGACGACCCGCCGGTTCCAGCCGTGGGGCCTGGCCCGCTCGTCGGGTCGCTGGTACGTCGTGGGCCACGACGTCGACCGCGGCGCCGAGCGGGTCTTCCGGCTGTCGCGGATCGTCGGCCCGGTGCGGGCGACCGGCAAGTCCGGGGCCTACGCCGTCCCGCCCGGCACCGACGTCCGGGCGATGGCGCGGCGGCTGTCACCGACCTTCCCCACGGTCCGTGCCGACCTGCTGGTCCGCCAGGGAACCGGCGTCGGCCTGCGTCGACGGGCCGAGTCCGTCGAGCCGCTCGCCGACCGTCCAGGCTGGGACGCGGTCACCGTCGAGGGCCCGGTCCACGAGCTCGCCGACGAGGTCCTGACCTACGGCGCCGACGTCGTGGTCGCCGCGCCCGAGCCGCTGCGCACCGAGGTCGTCTCGCGGCTGCGCTCGATCGTGGAGGGGGCCCGATGAGCGCCCAGGGCGACACCGCCCCCGACCAGGTGGCCCGGCTGCTGGCGATGGTCCCGTACCTCCTCGCCCGCGGGGAGGTACGCCTCGACGACGCCGCCGCCCACTTCGGCACCGACGCCGACCAGATCGAGCGCGACCTGCGGCTGCTGTTCATGACCGGGCTGTCCCCGGGGCTGCCCGGCGACCTCATCGAGGTCGACCTCGAGGCTCTCGAGGGCGACCGGGTGATCCGGGTCGACAACGCCGACTACCTCGCCCGGCCGGTGCGGTTCTCGCCGGCGGAGGCGACCGCCCTCGTGGTCGCGCTGCGCACCATGGCCGACTCCGCGCCCGAGGGCGCGGCCGACGTCATCGCCCGCACGCTCGCCAAGCTCGAGGAGGCGGCCGGCGCCGAGGGGGAGGACCTGCTGCGCCTGCACGTCACGCCGACCCCGCTGGAGGCGAGCGCAGTGGTCCCGGTGCTGCGCTCGGCCATCGCCCACGGCCACCAGGTCGAGATCACCTACCACGTCCCGTCCCGCGACCAGGAGTCCCGCCGGGTCGTCGACCCGCGCGGCATCGCCCGCGTCGAGGACCTGCTCTACCTCGACGCGTGGTGCCACACGGCGCAGGGCGACCGCGCCTTCCGCGTCGACCGGATCCTGGCCGCGACCGAGCTCGACACCGACGTCGCCGACAAGGGCGCCCGTCCCCGCGACCTGACCGGCGGGTGGTTCACCGACGCCGAGACCACGACCGTCACGCTGCGCCTGGCACCTCCCGCACGGTGGGTCGTGGAGTACTACCAGGTCACCGACCAGCGCCCGGGACCCGACGGCACCATCGACGTCGACCTCGAGGTCGCCAGCGAGCAGTGGGCCCAGGCGCTGCTGTTCCGCCTGGCACCGCACGCCACCCTGCTCGCACCCGCCGGCTGGGTCGAGGCGTTCGCGCAGCAGGCCCGGGCGGCGCTCGGACTCTACGAGGACGACGGCGTAGACTCGTAGGGGTCCCCGACGGACCGCCCCCAACCCCGGATGGAGTGGACTTCCATGATCAACCCGATGATCGGCATGCCGCAGGGTGCGGAGTGGCTGGTGATCCTCGCCATCGTCGTGCTCGTGTTCGGTGCGGCCAAGCTGCCCGAGCTCGCCCGCAGCTCGGGCCAGGCGCTCAAGATCTTCAAGTCCGAGACCAAGGGCCTGCGCGACGACGACGACGCGAAGAAGACGGAGGCGGAGCGCGAGATCCAGGCGCGCAACGCGCAGACCGACGCGCACGACGGCACCTCGGGTGAGGTGCTCCGCGAGCGCCGCGACGACACCCCTGCCTGAGTGAGGCTCGGAGGCCTCGTCGGCCTGTTCAAGGGAGGGCCGCGCCACGCGGTCGGACCGGACGGCCGGATGGCCCTGTCCGACCACTTCCGGGAGTTCCGGGCGCGCCTGCTGCGCTGCCTGCTGGCGTTCACGGTCGCGTTCGCGGTGGCGCTGGTCTTCCGCCACGTCCTGCTCGACACCGTCTTCGGCCCCTACGAGGACGCCCAGCGCAAGCTCGCCGAGGGCGTGACCGAGGCGACGACCAGCGGTGCCGCCGCAGGCCTGACCCTGTGGCTCAAGCTAGCCGGCTTCGCGGCGGTCGTCGTCACCGCGCCCTACTGGCTCTACCAGATCTGGGCCTTCGTGCTGCCCGGGCTCTACGCCCAGGAGCGCAAGATGACCCGGATCTTCGTCGCGGTCGCCGGACCGCTGTTCCTCGTCGGCGTCGCGCTGGGCTACTTCACGCTGCCGGTCGCGCTCGAGGTGCTGATCGGGTTCAACCCCGACGGCGTCACCAACCTGATCGACTTCAACGACTACCTGCAGTTCTTCACCCGCACGCTGTTGGTCTTCGGGCTGTCGTTCAACATCCCGGTCTTCGTGGTGCTGCTCAACTTCGCGGGCGTCGTCAAGGGCAAGCAGCTCGCGGCCTACCGCCCGTGGATCGTGATCGGCACCTTCCTCTTCGCCGCCGCCGCGACCCCCTCGACCGACCCGTTCTCGATGTGCCTGATGGCGATCCCGATGATGCTGCTGTTCTTCGCCTCGGAGGTGATCGCCCGGGTCAACGACCGCCGACGGGCGCGCACCCGCGCCGCGACCCTCGCCGAGGGCGTCTGACAGGGTTGGTCCCATGCTCGCCACCCTCGACCACGTCGACCCGTTCGACCTGCCGGAGTGGCTGGGCACCGCCGACGTGGTGTGGCGCTCGGACGAGGGGCTCTCGACCGGGCACCTCGTCGCAGGGAGGCTGACCGCCGCCGGCGAGGCCGACCTCGCGTGCGACCTGCTCGCCGTCGACGACGCGTACCCCGAGCCGGTCGTCGACGCCGAGACCCGGACCCGGGTGCACCAGGCCTGGCGCCACGGGCAGGTCGTGGTCGGCGAGCTCGACGGTCGGATGGTGCTGGCCGTGCCCGGCACGCGCTTCGGCCCCGACCTCGTCCTGGACGCCCTCGGCCGGCTCGCGCGGTCGGTCGGTGCACACGCCGAGCACTACGCGGCCCTCCTGCGCCTCGGCGGGTAGGTCCGGGGATAGGGTCGCGCTCATGCACGACCCGACAGCGCCCGGACCGGTGCGCGGGCGCGAGATCGCGCTGCTCACCAACCCGACGGCGGGCCGGGGTCGCGGCGCGCGGCACCGCGACGCGGCGCTCGCCCGGCTGCGCGAGAGCGGGTTCGTCGTGCGCAACCTCGCCGGCCGCGACGCCGACGAGGCCGCCGAGCTCGCCCGGGGCTGCGTCGCCGACGGCGTGGAGGCGCTCGTGGTGTGCGGCGGCGACGGCCTGGTCCACCTCGGCGTGCAGGCCGTGGCCGGCACCGGGGTCCCGCTCGGGCTGATCCCCGCCGGGACCGGCAACGACGTCGCCCGCTACCTCGGGATCCCTCGCACCGACCCGGTGGCCGCCGCGGACCGGGTGGTCGGCTCGCGCCGCCGCACCATCGACCTCGCCCGCAGCGGTGACCGCTGGTTCGTGACCGTGCTCGCCGCCGGCTTCGACGCCATCGTCAACGAGCGCGCCAACGCGATGACCTGGCCGCGCGGGCAGATGCGCTACAACCTCGCCACCCTGGCCGAGCTGCGGACGTTCCGGCCGATCCCGTACGTCCTCGAGCTCGACGACGGGTCCGGGCCGCGGACCGTCGAGCACGAGGCCATGCTCGTCGCCGTCGGCAACGGCCCGTCCTTCGGCGGCGGGCTGCGGATCACCGAGGGCGCCTTGCTCGACGACGGCATGCTCGACGTCGTGGTGATCACCGAGATGAGCAAGACC
Above is a genomic segment from Nocardioides okcheonensis containing:
- a CDS encoding helix-turn-helix transcriptional regulator: MAQPRAERLMNLHILLLGAKRFIGKDVIRAACYPEHAHGPAGDEAFERAFERDKDALRQIGAVIEVGSADAFFDDEIGYRIPTEQTSLPEIRFESDEAAVLGLAAQVWQQATLAKATGRALAKLKGQGVEIDPSRLEVVAPSISADEPAFEPLWDAIGKRRQVSFPYQRADEVEPTTRRFQPWGLARSSGRWYVVGHDVDRGAERVFRLSRIVGPVRATGKSGAYAVPPGTDVRAMARRLSPTFPTVRADLLVRQGTGVGLRRRAESVEPLADRPGWDAVTVEGPVHELADEVLTYGADVVVAAPEPLRTEVVSRLRSIVEGAR
- a CDS encoding helix-turn-helix transcriptional regulator, encoding MSAQGDTAPDQVARLLAMVPYLLARGEVRLDDAAAHFGTDADQIERDLRLLFMTGLSPGLPGDLIEVDLEALEGDRVIRVDNADYLARPVRFSPAEATALVVALRTMADSAPEGAADVIARTLAKLEEAAGAEGEDLLRLHVTPTPLEASAVVPVLRSAIAHGHQVEITYHVPSRDQESRRVVDPRGIARVEDLLYLDAWCHTAQGDRAFRVDRILAATELDTDVADKGARPRDLTGGWFTDAETTTVTLRLAPPARWVVEYYQVTDQRPGPDGTIDVDLEVASEQWAQALLFRLAPHATLLAPAGWVEAFAQQARAALGLYEDDGVDS
- the tatA gene encoding twin-arginine translocase TatA/TatE family subunit — its product is MINPMIGMPQGAEWLVILAIVVLVFGAAKLPELARSSGQALKIFKSETKGLRDDDDAKKTEAEREIQARNAQTDAHDGTSGEVLRERRDDTPA
- the tatC gene encoding twin-arginine translocase subunit TatC, which gives rise to MRLGGLVGLFKGGPRHAVGPDGRMALSDHFREFRARLLRCLLAFTVAFAVALVFRHVLLDTVFGPYEDAQRKLAEGVTEATTSGAAAGLTLWLKLAGFAAVVVTAPYWLYQIWAFVLPGLYAQERKMTRIFVAVAGPLFLVGVALGYFTLPVALEVLIGFNPDGVTNLIDFNDYLQFFTRTLLVFGLSFNIPVFVVLLNFAGVVKGKQLAAYRPWIVIGTFLFAAAATPSTDPFSMCLMAIPMMLLFFASEVIARVNDRRRARTRAATLAEGV
- a CDS encoding YegS/Rv2252/BmrU family lipid kinase, whose translation is MHDPTAPGPVRGREIALLTNPTAGRGRGARHRDAALARLRESGFVVRNLAGRDADEAAELARGCVADGVEALVVCGGDGLVHLGVQAVAGTGVPLGLIPAGTGNDVARYLGIPRTDPVAAADRVVGSRRRTIDLARSGDRWFVTVLAAGFDAIVNERANAMTWPRGQMRYNLATLAELRTFRPIPYVLELDDGSGPRTVEHEAMLVAVGNGPSFGGGLRITEGALLDDGMLDVVVITEMSKTKLVRSYPRLFTGRIDGVAEYVHHRVERVTVAAPGIVSYADGERFGALPLTVECVPGALEVIA